One uncultured Caproiciproducens sp. DNA segment encodes these proteins:
- a CDS encoding precorrin-8X methylmutase, with product MKVELQNVLPAEIEKRSFELIGQELGNRKLNPQYESVIKRVIHTTADFEYADTLYFSTDAVQKGIEAVQNGACIVTDTQMGKAGINKKTLAQFGGEVFCFMSDEDVAARAKQNGTTRATASMEKAAKLNLPLIFAIGNAPTALIRLYELMEDGVIQPQLVIGVPVGFVNVIESKELMLSRKDIPVIISRGRKGGSNVAAAICNAILYAAGGCRASI from the coding sequence GCAGGAACTGGGAAACAGGAAACTCAATCCGCAGTATGAATCTGTAATTAAACGGGTAATCCATACCACTGCGGATTTTGAGTATGCGGATACTCTGTACTTTTCTACTGATGCGGTGCAAAAAGGAATCGAAGCGGTTCAAAACGGCGCGTGTATTGTAACCGATACCCAAATGGGAAAGGCGGGTATTAATAAAAAGACACTTGCACAGTTTGGCGGGGAGGTATTCTGTTTTATGTCCGATGAAGATGTTGCCGCGCGAGCCAAGCAAAATGGAACGACAAGAGCGACCGCCAGCATGGAAAAAGCGGCGAAACTGAATTTACCTCTTATCTTCGCTATCGGCAACGCGCCCACGGCGCTGATCCGTCTTTATGAATTGATGGAGGACGGCGTTATTCAGCCGCAGCTGGTCATCGGCGTACCGGTTGGTTTTGTAAACGTCATTGAGTCGAAAGAACTGATGCTCTCGCGCAAAGACATTCCGGTGATTATTTCGCGCGGCAGAAAAGGCGGCAGTAATGTGGCGGCGGCCATCTGCAACGCTATTTTGTATGCTGCGGGAGGATGCAGAGCATCAATTTAA
- the cbiQ gene encoding cobalt ECF transporter T component CbiQ: protein MAAFFFKWKHRDDHTHEDGHHHHGNGRKHGEGSFIDYYAYASKIEHWNPTFKVSFSVLILILCIGLDNPYVSAAVLIAMAYLTIVKGGLLAHQYLSVLAIPIAFILLGTFTIAIDFSMQPMGQYNLYLGFCYVFTSQEKLKKMAFLILKVFAAISALQMMTLSTPSSEIICVLRKAHVPKLIVELMNIIYRYIFILMDVYTKMKNSAESRQGYCDFKTSCYTFGNIASNMLVVSLKKANAYYDAMESRCYDGDLVFLEEDKKVEIIQIIAAAAFMIFLILLWGFTR, encoded by the coding sequence ATGGCAGCTTTTTTCTTCAAATGGAAGCATCGGGATGACCATACCCATGAGGATGGTCATCATCATCATGGAAATGGACGAAAGCATGGCGAAGGATCTTTTATTGATTATTACGCTTATGCCTCCAAAATCGAGCATTGGAATCCTACCTTTAAAGTATCTTTTTCTGTTCTGATACTGATCCTTTGTATTGGACTGGATAATCCTTATGTATCTGCGGCGGTTTTAATTGCAATGGCCTATCTGACTATAGTAAAAGGCGGGCTTCTAGCACATCAATATTTGTCAGTACTGGCTATTCCAATTGCTTTTATTCTCCTTGGTACTTTTACCATTGCCATTGATTTTTCAATGCAGCCGATGGGGCAGTATAACCTGTATCTTGGCTTCTGCTATGTGTTTACCTCTCAGGAAAAGCTTAAGAAAATGGCTTTTTTGATTTTGAAAGTTTTTGCAGCCATCAGTGCCCTGCAGATGATGACCTTGTCTACTCCATCCTCCGAGATTATCTGTGTGCTTCGAAAAGCACATGTGCCAAAGCTGATTGTAGAACTGATGAATATCATTTACCGTTACATTTTCATTTTAATGGATGTTTATACTAAAATGAAAAATTCCGCAGAATCTCGCCAGGGTTATTGTGATTTTAAGACTTCCTGCTACACATTTGGCAACATTGCAAGCAATATGCTGGTTGTTTCATTGAAAAAGGCAAACGCTTATTATGATGCCATGGAGTCCAGATGCTATGATGGAGATCTTGTGTTTTTGGAGGAAGATAAAAAGGTAGAGATCATACAGATTATTGCAGCAGCAGCATTTATGATTTTTTTGATTCTGCTCTGGGGCTTTACAAGATAG